A single genomic interval of Helianthus annuus cultivar XRQ/B chromosome 6, HanXRQr2.0-SUNRISE, whole genome shotgun sequence harbors:
- the LOC110865306 gene encoding UPF0481 protein At3g47200 — MCVRFTKEPSNALEKERSIKMAESEHVVLEIPCNRPDDHICSEAMEWVICLTGQGIAKSYEREGRMEKVPPLLLKSEKGRRNSECYEPAVVSIGPYHHNRPALARAEKYKLITLEQYCLRTKETIKTLYNTVFEVVHDARKCYIDGSTDAYSDHEFNQMMLRDACFILLYIELMPCAHTNVFLNNEYLGAIGFANIKRDLLLLENQIPFVVLEVLLKLRFPRDKGEEVLNKFFNYLNYGEVMMKKDKKVLEYKRPLHLLELYRSYFISLPTQYKTHENFNYVKQNRAFASVTELKARWIFLRCTSDESTSDMEFNSYCCYGEFMLAPRAVCPYTKAIYLNMIAYEMCPHTPNDLRISTYIRVMKSLILQRADVKELLRNNILLHSLGSDEEVVKMYDEFEVPAVNYYMFNQLRLGIEKLNERKYKTWVAELITDYFGSPWKALGSLVATAILVTSFVQTYCALKPRD, encoded by the exons ATGTGTGTTAGATTTACAAAAGAACC CTCAAACGCATTGGAGAAGGAGAGGAGTATAAAGATGGCTGAAAGTGAGCATGTAGTGCTTGAAATCCCCTGTAATCGACCGGACGACCACATTTGTAGCGAGGCCATGGAGTGGGTTATATGCCTTACAGGCCAGGGGATCGCCAAAAGCTATGAACGCGAAGGACGTATGGAGAAAGTACCACCTTTACTCTTAAAAAGCGAGAAAGGTCGTAGAAACAGTGAGTGCTACGAGCCTGCAGTTGTGTCAATTGGCCCATATCACCATAACCGACCTGCCCTTGCTCGAGCCGAGAAGTACAAACTCATAACACTAGAACAGTATTGTTTGAGAACTAAAGAAACTATTAAAACCTTATACAACACGGTGTTTGAGGTGGTACACGATGCTAGAAAGTGTTATATCGATGGTTCTACTGACGCTTACAGCGATCACGAGTTTAATCAAATGATGttacgtgatgcttgttttattTTGCTGTACATTGAACTCATGCCATGTGCACACACTAACGTATTCTTAAATAACGAGTACTTGGGCGCAATAGGGTTTGCGAACATAAAGCGTGATCTTTTGTTGCTAGAGAACCAGATCCCCTTTGTAGTACTCGAAGTTTTGTTGAAGTTGAGGTTCCCTCGTGATAAAGGCGAAGAAGTCCTAAACAAATTCTTTAACTACTTAAACTATGGGGAGGTGATGATGAAGAAGGATAAAAAGGTGCTGGAATACAAGCGGCCGCTTCATCTTCTGGAGCTTTACAGGTCTTATTTCATCTCACTTCCGACTCAATATAAGACacatgaaaattttaattatgtAAAACAAAATCGAGCGTTTGCTTCAGTAACGGAGCTCAAAGCTAGATGGATTTTCTTGAGATGTACCTCAGATGAGTCTACTAGTGACATGGAATTTAACTCGTATTGTTGCTATGGTGAGTTTATGCTTGCACCTAGAGCGGTGTGCCCGTATACCAAAGCTATATACCTGAACATGATTGCGTATGAGATGTGCCCACATACCCCAAATGACTTGCGGATTTCGACTTATATTCGAGTAATGAAATCGTTAATCCTTCAACGAGCTGATGTGAAGGAGCTGCTTCGTAATAATATATTGCTTCATAGTCTTGGTAGTGATGAAGAAGTGGTGAAGATGTATGATGAGTTTGAAGTCCCGGCAGTTAACTATTACATGTTTAATCAGCTTCGGCTAGGCATAGAAAAGCTGAACGAGAGAAAATATAAGACGTGGGTGGCGGAGCTGATTACCGACTACTTTGGCAGTCCATGGAAGGCATTGGGTTCGTTGGTGGCTACAGCTATTCTGGTCACTAGTTTTGTGCAGACTTACTGCGCCCTCAAGCCA